ggttgtgacttttccgataagccacaataagcacttgttcacactaccctttgttgtctataaatagaggattttcctctcatttttaaacattgaatttctccctcttctgcatatattttcttacaaacaaagttgagtctttgtgtgattttgttgctaacttttgagttcgctgaaattattaaagtttgaggtaccgctacttctttaatagtttatccgttttatcttgggaggaaataattCATAACCTCTGGTACAGTAAGGGGATTAAATTCTTTAAGGACACACAGTAAATTCTGTGGACtcggatactattttttttatttttatctttataatttttgATTTACTAACCTTCATACAGGAGGAATAACAATGCACGCAAGGGTGTGACCTAGTGATCATGAGGTCTCAGATTCGAGTTAAGGTTGGTATATTGGTGATTCATTAACTGACATCCTTGGTTGTGAATTGTTTGTTGACCTATTGTCCTTGGATTTGTATGTATTGTTATTTCAAGACTGCATATTCTATTGCTGACTATTTCATCTGATTAAATTAACTATGTTATCATCGAAGTCAATTTGCCAGCCGTATGAAAAATATCGATTTAATTAGCAGAGACTGATTGTGcaaacttttttttgttttgttaaaTATCCTTTAGGTTGAGAATACAATGATTGAAGGCTGTCGAAAATTGTCATTATATAGTTAAATTGATGTACTGATGGTTCCTTAGGGGTCCAACAATGGCGAGGGCACGGGAGGCGATTGCTGAATGCCTCTCTGAATTGCAATCTGAATACCAAGAGAATCAGCAGAAAGCTCTGCTAACTTTGGTTTCAATCACAAAAGTGAGCCCTCAAAATCGGAACTTGTTAGCGCAATCAAATGGTGCTATGTCTACCTTGCTCAGCCTATCGATGTCTCCCTCCTCAACGACTACTCAACTTCTCGCGCTCTCAATTCTCTTTAACCTCTCACTCAATCCTAATCTCAAGCAAACTCTAGCAGACATGGATAAAATCCTGTTTCTTAACTCGGTGATCGTGTCTTCGACTTCAGCTGAACCAAGTAGGATAGCAGCTTCACTTCTATGCAGTTTGGCAATGCTAGATAAGAACAAGGCAAAATTTGGCGTGGCTGGAACGGTTGAGGCTCTTATTAAGGCCATCTCGAGGCCACGAGGCCCTGCTTCCCATCATTTCCTGAGCACATTGGCTGAATTGGTGCAGTTTCATGGGAATTGCACGGTGGCTGTCCGATCAGGGGCAGTTCCAGTGCTGATTAAGTTAGTAGAAAATTCTGATTGCGAGGATCTTGCTGGAACGTCCTTGGCGATTCTCTGCTTGCTTGCTAGGTTTGAAGAGGGACTAACTGCTTTGAAAGAGAGAGATAAAATTGTGccattaatgatagaaattttgaAGGGAAAGTGCATGATGAGTAAAGAGGGAGCTGCTGATATTCTACTCCGTTTATTCGATGAAAGTGAGGGATGCATAAGAGATGCTCTGAGATTGTCTGAGTTTTCATCTGTGCTAGCTGATCTCTCTGTTAGAGGGTCGGTGAGAGCTCGAGAGATGGCTAGTTTACTCATGAAGAAACTAATGGAAGCTAACATGGATATTGTTTATGGAGATACTGGCAACAAAACAGCTACATATTTGCAATGGTAATCCGACATAAAAGTGCAGATTGGGTTCTCACCTCTGAATACATCACACTTTGGCAATTATGTTATCAAAACTTAGTATTCATTGAGATTTCGATGATTTTTCATACATGTGTCTGTACTCCATCGAAAAATATGTTGGGTTCAGTTGAATTCTGAAATACTATAGCACCCTACAACCGATTCAATTACTATGtaatatatatgagttaggtgAATCAAGTTTAACTTATTGAAATGAAGCGAGAAATAAAACAGTAAAAAATACAACGATATAACGTGAAAAACCTCTTTGCTCAAGGGAATAAAAACCAGGACCTATAGTGTGCTGGATTTCTAGCAACCTTCACTAACTTTAAGGATCAATTTTAGattacaactcaataatcaaaagGACTAACTTTAGTACCTCAAAAACATCAATTTACTCCAATTGATGAACTCAACAAAGACTAATAACTCTATCCTTTAACTAACCAAATTCAACATACAAAACTTCGATATTAAATAGTACAGACTTAATCACACCTAACAACTAGTGGACCAGTTCTAGTGTTGTTGTGACGAAGTCCTATTTATGGGTTTAATATTTATGTTTCCACCACTGAATTTGTCGCACTTCTGTAATTATGGGATCAAAACTTAGTATTTGTTgagattttgatgatttttcataCATGTATCTATGCTCCATGGAAAAAGAATTGTTGACAAGTCAATATTTAGTAATACAGTTTTGATGATTGACAAAGTGGACCAAGTTTTTAAGGTTAGTTGTAGAGGAGTGAAGTAGAAAGAAAAGGTGCGCGGAAATAGAGTTAGAATCCGCATGAGGTTTGTAAAAGCATAATACATAATTGCCCATTAGTTTGGCCTCATTTCACATTTATGCCTTTCAACTTCGGGTGTGcataagtagacacttaaacatgTATAAACTTGAACCAGTAGACACATGAGTTCTACGTGGCATACTACACGTAAGACACTATGTCGGTCTCAAAATTTCATATAAGATGCCACGTAGGATGCGTGTGtctattttttcaactttatacaagttgAAGTGTTCTAATATGAaatctgtaacaccccctaaaatgttgtatgtggtatttcaattctggacgaaaataatactgcttctgtattttgggcataactttttatagcatagtccaaattaagtgattcaaatttctgaataactccgacatcattacctacaactttcatgaagaccatatcttaatattcggaTGTTAAGTAGATcatataaattaatctttgcaagacatagtgctgtgatgaaatagagtatttatagaataaaaatcatatctcactgtaggatactcCAAATTGGCTGATTAttgaatgacatgaaactagacttctatatctacaatttgtatgaagacaccaaatcctaatagggaatttatcttattcaaacgcagcttcgaaaaagggtattccgttaaaagagagctcatatcacctaccatggaaagatctagaaccatttgacatcatccatgacatcaaaatcctccattgaattttcaaaatcatcctttgtaattatttttatttatttttaggtccctcctccacacctacaaatacccatcttatttcctcattttattcatcaagctttcttaagcaattcttctctctatacactcttttactcattctcaaatatagttttagttttagtagtataaaaatactattacggtgattcttatactccgaatagtacacaaaatgctccggcgagaagaaaaggctaggggtccaagagtgttccaattcagagtaaagcttcggatttaaggtatgtaaggctttcatagcatttgattgagttcgtccatgcgcccaatatttaaattcattataattgagttatagttgaggtttatccaaatcttgaattctaaatgaattaattcttcttctattgagttagatatatttatgcattgagattattattatttttatctctcatattattggaattattgttcatggctactttcccatgaaccctaattgatttgatgtttatgaatatttttacacatattttgagtaaggatattgacttttaatattcattgacaaaaagagtgatttgaattaatattatatacgtattttattgagttttgaaagagcaaaagaattgagtttaaatgaatttgattctttggattaaatgatgttttgagcaagatgttttgatgagatgtaaatgatgtttttgaagtataatgattgatgaagaggtaatgagatgagtttgatgatttaaattaaagtctaatgagactagatgatgaggttaatatgaacacatattttgggagtagtattgagcaccgagttgagtaagagtttaattgactcaaaccccaaaattacgtagccagcgtaggatggaggctatgcctcttaagtcccaaaaagaggactttgatgattggatccaagatggtgatgtcctttatcctggcaaggtattggatggatgtggcaatgacatcgcttcgttgtatcatcactagctcataagtgatggttgtcggttagagaaactcccaaatgagtaagcattgcttattattatttttaaatttgcattacatattaatattgagatgatgttgagttctaagccgagtcttcctgagaggagtttcttgatatttattcttactttcctgccattttacatactcgtacattccatgtactgacgtcattcgacctgcatcattttatgatgcagatataggtgttagagatcctcaacaggcgcatcgttgaagatcatttctttctagttatttggtgagtccttcttgtattcggaggaactctttatccttttattatttttgagtgtgatgtttcttttgaggtagtcatggacatgtcattggcaccatctgatagcgttagaggcttcatagacagagtttaatgatgtaattggagtagttttcctttgaaactacttctcctaaaaatttctttctttcatttgatgttgatgatggagatcccacataagtattcatattaagtcttccactgatgaacaaataagtgatgagaccaagtggttctctcggaggccagagatggtttttgagtgtcagccacgcctaggataccctctcggggcatgacaaaatCTCTCTTTGAAGTTACTGAGAAGTTGTTGAAAATACTACACGCTATAGGTCGTAGGGTTGCGTATCAGTCGGTTCGGTTCAAATTATCTGTTATCGATTTGTAGACATGCTAAACCGTtacagaactattaagatattgGCTAATCAATTATAGATCGTTAACGGTTCGATTATCGATTTAACCGTTATAATTtgacacaatttttttattgaaaattacTTAGAAACAAAGTGACAAACCAAATGAACCATGCACATGAGTTGACAAATTGTATCTTGCTAAAACCAACGCTGTCACGATGTAGAATAACTGAGAATTTGAGACAGTcagaaataaaagtatgaaattAAACTCTAAGTCAAAGATTTTATATACTAACtggtataaatataattatttaatttactaTCGAATTGTTGATTAGATCGTAATTTTTCTTCCCTTGAGCAAAAACATTTTCCACGATAAACGTTTATGTTCTTTAGTGTTAATGTTCTGTTAAAGTGTTACAAAAACTAGGTTCTTGTATCAAATAAATATAGGTGGTATAGCCGTacatatttcttaaaaaatgttGGATTCAGTTGAATTCCTTGGAATTACATTGCGTCTGCCCCTTCATGAAGGAGATTGATGAGTCACTAGGAGTCTAGGACCTCAAAAATGGATAGGAGTAGTTGGAAGGAATCAATTAAGGCCCCATCAATTAGCCAAATAAAAGAACCAGGATACTCTTCTAGCAAGTTGTTAGCTTGCCTTTTGAAATATGTTTTTGCATGTTGGCGACTTCTTGTACACTTTGTCCTTCGATCAAGCAATTCATGGAAGATTTTTAGCTTTCTTAGTTAGAGGTACAAAGAAGATTGTTTGAGATAAAATCTGTTTTACCCCACTCTACACTTACCCCCCCCCctcccaaaaaaagaaattttaaaaattgtttttgaaaattatttcaattttaaaacttcaaattttggtTTGAAAGTCAGGTTCCGAGTTGGGTGTGGTTGCGTCCAGGCTCGAAAGTCGAGGTCGAATCTCGATTTGGTAATTAGATCTGGGGCTCAAATTGGTCTATCGT
The genomic region above belongs to Solanum dulcamara chromosome 5, daSolDulc1.2, whole genome shotgun sequence and contains:
- the LOC129890663 gene encoding uncharacterized protein LOC129890663, which codes for MARAREAIAECLSELQSEYQENQQKALLTLVSITKVSPQNRNLLAQSNGAMSTLLSLSMSPSSTTTQLLALSILFNLSLNPNLKQTLADMDKILFLNSVIVSSTSAEPSRIAASLLCSLAMLDKNKAKFGVAGTVEALIKAISRPRGPASHHFLSTLAELVQFHGNCTVAVRSGAVPVLIKLVENSDCEDLAGTSLAILCLLARFEEGLTALKERDKIVPLMIEILKGKCMMSKEGAADILLRLFDESEGCIRDALRLSEFSSVLADLSVRGSVRAREMASLLMKKLMEANMDIVYGDTGNKTATYLQW